The Streptomyces avermitilis MA-4680 = NBRC 14893 genome contains a region encoding:
- a CDS encoding ROK family glucokinase, translating to MSTYRDFTHRGSARATVLRTVGTRERRSHLTAPRVPTVGIDIGGTKVMAGVVDADGNILEKLRTETPDKSKSPKVVEDTIVELVLDLSDRHDVHAVGIGAAGWVDADRNRVLFAPHLSWRNEPLRDRLAGRLAVPVLVDNDANSAAWAEWRFGAGRGEDHLVMITLGTGIGGAILEDGQVKRGKFGVAGEFGHMQVVPGGHRCPCGNRGCWEQYSSGNALVREARELAAADSPVAYGIIEHVKGNISEISGPMITELAREGDAMCIELLQDIGQWLGVGIANLAAALDPSCFVIGGGVSAADDLLIGPARDAFRRHLTGRGYRPEARIARAQLGPEAGMVGAADLARLVARRFRRANRRRVERYERYERYVESRRTTKESP from the coding sequence ATGAGCACCTACCGCGACTTCACCCACCGCGGCTCCGCGCGGGCCACCGTCCTGCGGACCGTGGGGACCCGTGAGCGCCGTTCCCATCTGACGGCGCCGCGCGTTCCCACCGTCGGCATCGACATCGGCGGCACGAAGGTGATGGCGGGCGTCGTCGACGCGGACGGCAACATCCTGGAGAAGCTCCGCACGGAGACCCCGGACAAGTCCAAGAGCCCCAAGGTCGTCGAGGACACGATCGTCGAGCTGGTCCTGGATCTGTCCGACCGGCACGACGTGCACGCGGTCGGCATCGGCGCGGCCGGCTGGGTCGACGCGGACCGCAACCGCGTGCTGTTCGCCCCCCACCTGTCCTGGCGCAACGAGCCCCTGCGCGACCGCCTCGCCGGACGTCTCGCGGTCCCCGTCCTGGTCGACAACGACGCCAACTCCGCCGCCTGGGCCGAGTGGCGCTTCGGCGCGGGCCGCGGCGAGGACCATCTCGTCATGATCACGCTGGGCACCGGCATCGGCGGCGCGATCCTGGAGGACGGCCAGGTCAAGCGCGGCAAGTTCGGTGTGGCGGGCGAGTTCGGCCATATGCAGGTCGTGCCCGGCGGCCACCGCTGCCCGTGCGGCAACCGCGGCTGCTGGGAGCAGTACAGCTCCGGCAACGCGCTCGTCCGGGAGGCGCGCGAGCTGGCCGCCGCCGACTCCCCGGTGGCGTACGGGATCATCGAGCACGTCAAGGGCAACATCTCCGAGATCAGCGGACCGATGATCACCGAGCTGGCCCGCGAGGGCGACGCGATGTGCATCGAGCTGCTCCAGGACATCGGCCAGTGGCTCGGCGTCGGAATCGCCAACCTCGCCGCCGCCCTCGACCCGTCCTGCTTCGTGATCGGCGGCGGCGTCTCGGCGGCCGACGACCTGCTGATCGGCCCGGCCCGCGACGCGTTCCGCCGGCATCTCACGGGCCGCGGCTACCGCCCCGAGGCCCGCATCGCCCGCGCCCAGCTCGGCCCCGAGGCCGGCATGGTCGGCGCCGCGGACCTCGCGCGCTTGGTCGCCCGCCGCTTCCGGCGCGCCAACCGACGCCGCGTGGAGCGCTACGAGCGCTACGAGCGGTACGTGGAGTCCCGTCGCACGACCAAGGAGTCGCCGTGA
- a CDS encoding ATP-binding cassette domain-containing protein translates to MTGTVERTALVELADVSKHYGNIRALEDVSLEVHAGEISCVLGDNGAGKSTLIKIIAGLHRHDGGTLRIEGEDTHLSSPREALDRGIATVYQDLAVVPLMPVWRNFFLGSEPRKGVGPFKRLDVDFMRRTTHAELLRMGIDLRDVDQPIGTLSGGERQCVAIARAVYFGAKVLVLDEPTAALGVKQSGVVLKYVAAARDAGLGVVLITHNPHHAYLVGDRFVLLKRGAMFGSHTREEITLDELTRQMAGGSELDDLRHELERAPAPTHLGGHPRDAAPGD, encoded by the coding sequence GTGACCGGGACGGTGGAGCGTACGGCGCTCGTGGAGCTGGCCGACGTCAGCAAGCACTACGGCAACATCCGCGCCCTCGAAGATGTCTCCCTGGAGGTCCACGCGGGCGAGATCTCCTGCGTGCTCGGTGACAACGGCGCGGGCAAGTCGACCCTCATCAAGATCATCGCGGGGCTGCACCGGCACGACGGCGGCACCCTGCGCATCGAGGGCGAGGACACCCACTTGTCCTCCCCGCGCGAGGCCCTGGACCGCGGTATCGCCACGGTCTACCAGGACCTCGCGGTCGTTCCGCTGATGCCGGTGTGGCGCAACTTCTTCCTCGGCTCCGAGCCGCGCAAGGGCGTGGGCCCGTTCAAGCGCCTGGACGTCGACTTCATGCGCCGGACGACCCATGCCGAGCTGCTGCGGATGGGCATCGACCTGCGGGACGTGGACCAGCCCATCGGCACCCTGTCCGGCGGCGAGCGCCAGTGCGTGGCGATCGCCCGCGCCGTCTATTTCGGCGCCAAGGTCCTCGTCCTCGACGAGCCCACCGCGGCCCTCGGTGTGAAGCAGTCCGGTGTGGTCCTCAAATATGTGGCTGCCGCACGGGACGCCGGTCTGGGTGTTGTATTGATCACCCACAACCCGCATCACGCCTATCTGGTCGGCGACCGTTTCGTGCTCCTGAAGCGCGGCGCCATGTTCGGCAGCCACACCCGCGAGGAGATCACCCTGGACGAGCTGACCCGCCAGATGGCAGGCGGCAGCGAGCTCGACGACCTCCGGCACGAACTCGAACGCGCTCCCGCGCCGACCCACCTGGGCGGACACCCCAGGGACGCCGCCCCCGGCGACTAG